The following proteins are co-located in the Camelina sativa cultivar DH55 chromosome 12, Cs, whole genome shotgun sequence genome:
- the LOC104732552 gene encoding glucan endo-1,3-beta-glucosidase 1-like: MSTFLIRILLPLLVIAMTFPQFSEAESEQWCIADEQTPDDELQAALSWACGSGGADCSKMQQENQPCFLPNTIRDHASFAFNSYYQTYKHKGGSCYFKGAAMITELDPSHGSCHYEYNP; the protein is encoded by the exons ATGTCAACTTTCTTGATAAGGATACTTCTTCCTTTGCTAGTCATAGCAATGACATTTCCGCAATTTTCAG AGGCAGAGTCGGAACAATGGTGCATAGCGGATGAACAAACGCCAGACGATGAGTTGCAGGCAGCCCTATCGTGGGCATGCGGTAGCGGTGGAGCTGACTGCAGCAAAATGCAGCAGGAGAACCAGCCATGCTTTTTGCCCAACACAATCAGGGATCATGCCTCCTTTGCCTTTAATAGTTATTACCAAACTTATAAGCACAAAGGTGGTTCTTGTTACTTCAAAGGTGCTGCCATGATCACTGAGCTTGACCCCA GTCATGGTTCTTGCCACTATGAGTATAACCCCTGA
- the LOC104732553 gene encoding histidine kinase 2-like isoform X2 — protein sequence MSITCELSNLTSKKAKESSSGQNWLKKPLLFLILCGSMVVIVLVMFSRLGRTQKEQRCSCNGEAKVLYRHQNVTRSEIHDLVSFFSDSDQVLSFECSKESSPGIWANYGITCSLNMLSEKQETGGVPWNLNPSGVAHSVSSTSRFCNNLEQSLHQPENLEEKDYEDGADQGLSSYLRNAWWCLILGVLLCHKIYVFHSKAPTESKERVHLQEPLAQKKQQQRAQTSSRGAGRWRKNILLLGILGGVSFSVWWFWDTNEEIIMKRRETLANMCDERARVLQDQFNVSLNHVHALSILVSTFHHGKSPSAIDQKTFEEYTERTNFERPLTSGVAYALKVPHSEREKFEKEHGWSIKKMETEDQTVVQDCVPENFDPAPTQDEYAPVIFAQETVSHIVSVDMMSGEEDRENILRARASGKGVLTSPFKLLKSNHLGVVLTFAVYDTSLVPDATEEQRIKATIGYLGASYDMPSLVEKLLHQLASKQTIAVDVYDTTNASGLIKMYGSEIGDISEQHISSLDFGDPSRNHEMHCRFKHKLPIPWTAITPSILVLVITFLVGYIFNEALNRIATVEEDCQKMRELKARAEAADVAKSQFLATVSHEIRTPMNGVLGMLKMLMDTDLDAKQMDYAQTAHGSGKDLTSLINEVLDQAKIESGRLELENVPFDMRFILDNVSSLLTGKANEKGIELAVYVSSQVPDVVVGDPSRFRQIITNLVGNSIKFTQERGHIFISVHLADEVKEPLSIEDAVLKQRLALGCSETGETVSGFPAVNACGSWKNFKTFYSTENHDSDKIKLLVTVEDTGVGIPVDAQGRIFTPFMQADSSTSRTYGGTGIGLSISKRLVELMQGEMGFVSEPGIGSTFSFTGVFGKAETNSPVTKLERFDLAIQEFKGLRALVIDNRNIRAEVTSYHLRRLGISADIVSSLRLACTCVSKIDNLAMVLIDKDAWNKKDFAALDKLFTFSKVTFTRIPKILLLATSATLTERSEMKSSGLIDEVVIKPLRMSVLICCLQETLVNGKKRQPNSKRRNLGHLLREKQILVVDDNLVNRRVAEGALKKYGAIVTCVESGKAALEMLKPPHNFEACFMDLQMPEMDGFEATRRVRDLEYEINKKIASGEVSAELFCKFSSWHVPILAMTADVIQATHEECMKCGMDGYVSKPFEEEVLYTAVARFFEPC from the exons ATGTCTATAACTTGTGAACTCTCGAATCTTACTTCAAAGAAGGCAAAGGAGTCGAGCAGTGGCCAGAATTGGCTTAAAAAGCCTCTCTTGTTCCTGATTCTGTGTGGCTCTATGGTAGTTATCGTTCTTGTTATGTTCTCACGGTTAGGTAGGACTCAGAAGGAGCAGAGATGTTCTTGTAATGGAGAAGCTAAAGTGCTGTATAGACATCAAAACGTCACCAGGAGTGAGATTCATGATTTGGtctctttcttctctgattcAGATCAG GTATTATCCTTTGAATGTAGTAAGGAATCAAGCCCTGGAATTTGGGCAAATTATGGTATTACATGTTCCCTAAATATGCTTTCCGAGAAACAAGAGACTGGAGGGGTTCCCTGGAATCTTAATCCTTCAGGCGTAGCACATTCTGTCTCATCAACATCTCGTTTCTGTAATAATCTTGAGCAG AGTTTACATCAACCCGAAAACCTTGAAGAAAAAGACTATGAAGATGGGGCGGATCAGGGTTTATCATCTTATTTAAGAAATGCATGGTGGTGTCTAATCCTTGGTGTGTTACTGTGCCATAAGATTTATGTATTTCATTCTAAAGCACCAACTGAGAGTAAAGAAAGAGTGCATCTGCAAGAGCCTTTAGCTCAAAAGAAGCAGCAACAACGTGCTCAGACCTCTTCTAGAGGGGCTGGAAGATGGAGGAAGAACATCCTTCTCCTCGGTATCTTAGGTGGAGTTTCCTTCTCCGTGTGGTGGTTTTGGGACACCAATGAGGAGATCATAATGAAAAGAAGGGAGACTTTAGCAAACATGTGTGATGAACGAGCCCGCGTGTTACAAGATCAGTTCAATGTTAGCCTCAACCATGTTCATGCCTTGTCTATTCTTGTATCTACATTTCACCATGGGAAATCCCCATCTGCCATTGATCAG AAAACATTTGAAGAATATACTGAGAGAACAAACTTTGAGAGGCCTCTTACAAGTGGTGTAGCGTATGCTTTGAAAGTCCCACACTCGGAAAGAGAGAAATTTGAAAAGGAGCATGGATGGTCAATAAAGAAAATGGAAACTGAGGACCAGACAGTTGTCCAAGATTGTGTCCCTGAAAATTTTGACCCAGCACCTACTCAAGACGAATATGCGCCAGTTATATTTGCTCAAGAAACTGTTTCCCATATTGTATCGGTCGACATGATGTCTGGAGAA GAAGACCGTGAAAACATCTTGCGGGCAAGGGCATCAGGAAAAGGAGTATTAACATCTCCATTTAAGCTCCTTAAGTCAAATCATCTTGGCGTCGTGTTGACTTTTGCTGTATATGACACGAGCCTAGTGCCCGATGCTACAGAAGAACAACGTATTAAAGCAACAATAGG GTACCTTGGTGCATCATACGATATGCCATCGTTGGTGGAGAAACTTCTACACCAACTTGCCAGCAAACAGACGATTGCTGTGGATGTTTATGACACAACTAACGCCTCAGGTCTAATTAAAATGTATGGCTCAGAAATTGGAGATATAAGTGAACAGCACATAAGTAGCCTTGATTTTGGTGATCCATCAAGGAATCATGAGATGCACTGCAG GTTTAAGCATAAACTTCCCATTCCTTGGACAGCGATAACACCGTCGATCTTAGTTCTGGTTATTACTTTTCTTGTTGGTTATATATTCAATGAAGCCCTGAATCGAATTGCGACAGTTGAAGAGGATTGTCAAAAGATGAGGGAACTCAAAGCTCGTGCTGAGGCTGCTGACGTTGCAAAGTCACAG TTCCTCGCAACAGTTTCTCATGAGATACGGACTCCGATGAATGGAGTTTTAG GAATGCTGAAAATGCTGATGGATACGGATCTTGATGCAAAGCAGATGGACTATGCGCAAACTGCTCACGGAAGTGGGAAGGATCTTACATCACTCATAAATGAGGTTCTTGATCAGGCAAAGATTGAATCAGGAAGGCTCGAGCTTGAGAATGTGCCTTTTGATATGCGTTTTATTCTGGATAATGTTTCATCTCTCCTCACTGGAAAGGCAAATGAAAAAGGAATTGAG TTGGCCGTTTATGTTTCTAGTCAAGTTCCTGATGTCGTAGTTGGTGATCCAAGTCGGTTTCGGCAGATAATTACAAACCTGGTTGGAAACTCAATCAAG TTCACACAGGAAAGGGGACACATATTTATCTCAGTGCATCTTGCAGATGAGGTGAAGGAGCCTCTTAGTATCGAAGATGCAGTGCTCAAACAGAGACTAGCGCTAGGATGCAGTGAGACCGGTGAGACAGTTAGCGGATTTCCTGCTGTAAATGCATGTGGAAGCTGGAAGAATTTCAAGACATTTTACAGCACTGAGAATCATGATTCTGATAAAATCAAGTTGCTAGTTACAGTGGAGGACACAGGAGTGGGCATACCTGTGGATGCACAAGGCCGAATATTCACTCCTTTTATGCAAGCCGACAGCTCCACATCGCGGACTTATGGTGGGACTGGCATAGGTTTAAGCATAAGCAAGCGTTTGGTTGAACTCATGCAAGGAGAGATGGGGTTTGTGAGTGAGCCCGGGATAGGCAGTACTTTTTCATTTACTGGAGTTTTCGGGAAAGCAGAAACAAATTCACCAGTTACTAAGTTGGAACGATTCGATCTAGCTATTCAGGAGTTTAAAGGATTGAGAGCATTAGTTATTGATAACAGAAACATTCGTGCTGAGGTGACCAGTTACCATCTTCGGAGACTGGGAATATCTGCAGACATTGTTTCGAGTCTTAGATTGGCATGCACCTGTGTCAG CAAAATAGACAATTTGGCTATGGTTCTAATTGACAAAGACGCCTGGAACAAGAAAGACTTTGCAGCACTCGACAAGTTGTTTACCTTTAGCAAAGTAACCTTTACAAGAATCCCAAAGATTTTACTTTTGGCAACCTCTGCAACTCTTACTGAGCGAAGTGAGATGAAGTCTTCTGGTCTCATCGATGAGGTGGTAATAAAGCCTCTTCGGATGAGTGTCTTAATATGTTGCTTGCAAGAAACACTTGTCAATGGCAAGAAGAGGCAACCAAACAGTAAACGAAGAAATCTTGGACACTTGCTCAGAGAAAAGCAGATTCTGGTTGTGGACGATAATCTGGTGAACAGACGAGTTGCCGAAGGTGCACTTAAGAAATATGGAGCTATAGTTAC ATGTGTTGAGAGTGGCAAGGCTGCATTGGAAATGCTTAAGCCGCCTCACAACTTCGAGGCTTGCTTCATGGATCTCCAGATGCCTGAAATGGATGG ATTTGAAGCAACGAGGAGAGTCCGTGATCTGGAGTATGAAATCAACAAGAAGATAGCTTCTGGAGAAGTTTCTGCTGAATTGTTCTGTAAATTTAGTAGTTGGCACGTCCCCATATTAGCAATGACAGCTGATGTTATACAGGCTACTCACGAAGAATGCATGAAATGTGGCATGGATGGTTATGTATCAAAACCGTTTGAAGAGGAAGTGCTCTACACAGCGGTTGCAAGATTCTTTGAACCGTGTTAA
- the LOC104732554 gene encoding uncharacterized protein LOC104732554 has translation MEAYREEALKAKHIAERRFADKDFAGARSYALRAKSLFPDLEGLSQMLTTYEVYLASQSRRSGEIDYYAVLGLKPSAGKREVKKQYKKMAVLLHPDKNKCLGANGAFQIISEAWSFLSAEFKKSTFYYKRKKVIDSMVVQKNTTEYAPSPAGFDCCPPVSERLDTFWTVCTSCKVQYEYLRKYVNKRLSCKNCRGAFIAVETGPAPVSASIQYAAPSHTTNNGYGGHGYDAVSRMPTNSTYFLGQYPAHGYEYVTNESYDWSSYVGTPPGNLESNRLSSVSNGYPYKPTNGVACRGRKKVKEGPNRTNSMKSMASELIYPSPANWSADPSVIKASRPEKKRNIGLGSSGNGSFENITKSNPESKATNSDANMEHEFKHPGQSYGSMRRWSSATGLDARKLLINKAKTDIKQRLEIMRLASEAAAATEDAAPLDQISASSKVGDDVSRIGKTVSSSHQSARKINGPITVPDSDFHDFDKNRAEECFEARQIWAIYDEDDGMPRLYCMVREVLSVQPFKIDIAYLSSKTDIEFGTMKWVQYGFTKSCGHFRIRNTDIVDHVNIFSHLLKGKKTGRGGCVRIFPKTGDIWAVYKNWSPNWNNSTPDEVRHQYEMVEILDEYSEQFGVCIAPLVKVEGYKTVYCRRDKEESRKWIPRREMLRFSHQVPSWFLKEETSGVPGNCWDLDPAAIPEELLSH, from the coding sequence ATGGAAGCATACAGAGAAGAGGCTCTTAAAGCGAAGCATATTGCTGAGAGAAGATTTGCTGATAAGGATTTCGCAGGGGCAAGGAGTTATGCGTTGAGGGCCAAGTCACTGTTTCCAGATTTGGAGGGTTTGTCTCAAATGCTCACGACGTACGAAGTTTATTTGGCTTCTCAGAGTAGGCGCAGTGGGGAGATTGATTACTATGCAGTTCTCGGACTAAAACCATCAGCTGGAAAAAGAGAAGTGAAGAAACAGTACAAGAAGATGGCTGTATTGCTCCATCCCGACAAGAACAAATGCCTTGGAGCTAACGGGGCTTTTCAGATCATCTCTGAAGCTTGGAGTTTCCTGTCAGCTGAGTTTAAGAAAAGCACtttttattacaaaagaaagaaagtcaTCGATTCCATGGTGGTCCAGAAGAACACTACAGAGTATGCCCCCTCACCCGCAGGATTCGATTGTTGTCCACCAGTTTCAGAAAGACTTGATACTTTCTGGACTGTATGCACCTCTTGCAAAGTGCAATACGAGTATCTGCGGAAGTATGTGAATAAGAGGCTGTCATGTAAGAACTGCCGAGGAGCATTTATTGCTGTGGAGACTGGGCCGGCTCCTGTTAGTGCATCAATTCAATATGCAGCTCCATCTCATACAACAAATAATGGCTATGGAGGTCATGGCTATGATGCTGTTTCACGCATGCCTACCAATTCTACGTATTTCTTAGGACAGTATCCTGCACATGGATATGAATATGTTACAAATGAGTCATATGACTGGAGCTCATATGTGGGAACACCTCCTGGGAATCTGGAGTCAAACCGCTTGTCGTCAGTATCCAATGGATATCCTTATAAGCCCACCAATGGGGTAGCCTGTaggggaagaaaaaaagttaaagaaggCCCTAACAGGACGAACTCGATGAAAAGCATGGCCTCTGAGCTGATATATCCAAGCCCAGCCAATTGGTCTGCTGATCCTTCAGTTATTAAGGCCAGCAGACctgagaagaagaggaatatTGGTTTGGGGTCATCTGGTAATGGATCTTTTGAGAACATTACAAAATCTAATCCAGAATCAAAAGCAACAAATTCGGATGCAAACATGGAACATGAGTTTAAACATCCTGGGCAAAGTTATGGTTCAATGCGACGGTGGTCTTCTGCAACAGGATTGGATGCGCGGAAGCTATTGATTAACAAAGCTAAAACAGATATTAAGCAAAGACTGGAGATTATGAGATTGGCTTCAGAGGCAGCGGCGGCTACTGAGGACGCGGCTCCCCTTGATCAAATAAGTGCCTCCTCCAAGGTAGGGGATGATGTATCCAGAATAGGAAAAACAGTTTCCTCTAGTCATCAATCTGCTCGGAAAATAAACGGGCCAATAACAGTTCCAGACTCCGACTTCCATGACTTTGATAAAAACAGAGCAGAGGAGTGCTTTGAGGCTAGGCAAATATGGGCAAtttatgatgaagatgatggtatgCCACGCTTATATTGCATGGTCCGGGAAGTACTCTCTGTGCAACCTTTTAAGATTGACATAGCCTACTTGAGCTCCAAAACTGACATTGAGTTTGGTACAATGAAATGGGTGCAGTACGGGTTCACAAAGTCATGTGGACATTTCAGGATACGAAACACTGACATAGTTGACCATGTTAACATATTTTCCCATCTCTTAAAAGGCAAGAAAACAGGAAGAGGCGGCTGTGTTAGGATATTCCCCAAAACCGGAGATATTTGGGCTGTGTACAAGAACTGGTCACCAAACTGGAACAACTCAACTCCAGACGAAGTGAGGCACCAGTACGAAATGGTTGAGATTCTTGATGAATATTCTGAACAGTTTGGGGTTTGCATCGCCCCGCTCGTGAAGGTAGAAGGTTACAAAACCGTGTATTGCAGGAGAGATAAGGAGGAGAGCAGAAAGTGGATACCGAGGAGAGAGATGCTGCGGTTTTCTCATCAAGTGCCATCTTGGTTTCTTAAAGAAGAAACTAGTGGTGTGCCCGGAAACTGTTGGGACTTGGACCCAGCTGCTATACCAGAGGAGTTGCTTTCACACTGA
- the LOC104732553 gene encoding histidine kinase 2-like isoform X1: MSITCELSNLTSKKAKESSSGQNWLKKPLLFLILCGSMVVIVLVMFSRLGRTQKEQRCSCNGEAKVLYRHQNVTRSEIHDLVSFFSDSDQVLSFECSKESSPGIWANYGITCSLNMLSEKQETGGVPWNLNPSGVAHSVSSTSRFCNNLEQSLHQPENLEEKDYEDGADQGLSSYLRNAWWCLILGVLLCHKIYVFHSKAPTESKERVHLQEPLAQKKQQQRAQTSSRGAGRWRKNILLLGILGGVSFSVWWFWDTNEEIIMKRRETLANMCDERARVLQDQFNVSLNHVHALSILVSTFHHGKSPSAIDQKTFEEYTERTNFERPLTSGVAYALKVPHSEREKFEKEHGWSIKKMETEDQTVVQDCVPENFDPAPTQDEYAPVIFAQETVSHIVSVDMMSGEEDRENILRARASGKGVLTSPFKLLKSNHLGVVLTFAVYDTSLVPDATEEQRIKATIGYLGASYDMPSLVEKLLHQLASKQTIAVDVYDTTNASGLIKMYGSEIGDISEQHISSLDFGDPSRNHEMHCRFKHKLPIPWTAITPSILVLVITFLVGYIFNEALNRIATVEEDCQKMRELKARAEAADVAKSQFLATVSHEIRTPMNGVLGMLKMLMDTDLDAKQMDYAQTAHGSGKDLTSLINEVLDQAKIESGRLELENVPFDMRFILDNVSSLLTGKANEKGIELAVYVSSQVPDVVVGDPSRFRQIITNLVGNSIKFTQERGHIFISVHLADEVKEPLSIEDAVLKQRLALGCSETGETVSGFPAVNACGSWKNFKTFYSTENHDSDKIKLLVTVEDTGVGIPVDAQGRIFTPFMQADSSTSRTYGGTGIGLSISKRLVELMQGEMGFVSEPGIGSTFSFTGVFGKAETNSPVTKLERFDLAIQEFKGLRALVIDNRNIRAEVTSYHLRRLGISADIVSSLRLACTCVSKIDNLAMVLIDKDAWNKKDFAALDKLFTFSKVTFTRIPKILLLATSATLTERSEMKSSGLIDEVVIKPLRMSVLICCLQETLVNGKKRQPNSKRRNLGHLLREKQILVVDDNLVNRRVAEGALKKYGAIVTCVESGKAALEMLKPPHNFEACFMDLQMPEMDGFEATRRVRDLEYEINKKIASGEVSAELFCKFSSWHVPILAMTADVIQATHEECMKCGMDGYVSKPFEEEVLYTAVARFFEPC; this comes from the exons ATGTCTATAACTTGTGAACTCTCGAATCTTACTTCAAAGAAGGCAAAGGAGTCGAGCAGTGGCCAGAATTGGCTTAAAAAGCCTCTCTTGTTCCTGATTCTGTGTGGCTCTATGGTAGTTATCGTTCTTGTTATGTTCTCACGGTTAGGTAGGACTCAGAAGGAGCAGAGATGTTCTTGTAATGGAGAAGCTAAAGTGCTGTATAGACATCAAAACGTCACCAGGAGTGAGATTCATGATTTGGtctctttcttctctgattcAGATCAG GTATTATCCTTTGAATGTAGTAAGGAATCAAGCCCTGGAATTTGGGCAAATTATGGTATTACATGTTCCCTAAATATGCTTTCCGAGAAACAAGAGACTGGAGGGGTTCCCTGGAATCTTAATCCTTCAGGCGTAGCACATTCTGTCTCATCAACATCTCGTTTCTGTAATAATCTTGAGCAG AGTTTACATCAACCCGAAAACCTTGAAGAAAAAGACTATGAAGATGGGGCGGATCAGGGTTTATCATCTTATTTAAGAAATGCATGGTGGTGTCTAATCCTTGGTGTGTTACTGTGCCATAAGATTTATGTATTTCATTCTAAAGCACCAACTGAGAGTAAAGAAAGAGTGCATCTGCAAGAGCCTTTAGCTCAAAAGAAGCAGCAACAACGTGCTCAGACCTCTTCTAGAGGGGCTGGAAGATGGAGGAAGAACATCCTTCTCCTCGGTATCTTAGGTGGAGTTTCCTTCTCCGTGTGGTGGTTTTGGGACACCAATGAGGAGATCATAATGAAAAGAAGGGAGACTTTAGCAAACATGTGTGATGAACGAGCCCGCGTGTTACAAGATCAGTTCAATGTTAGCCTCAACCATGTTCATGCCTTGTCTATTCTTGTATCTACATTTCACCATGGGAAATCCCCATCTGCCATTGATCAG AAAACATTTGAAGAATATACTGAGAGAACAAACTTTGAGAGGCCTCTTACAAGTGGTGTAGCGTATGCTTTGAAAGTCCCACACTCGGAAAGAGAGAAATTTGAAAAGGAGCATGGATGGTCAATAAAGAAAATGGAAACTGAGGACCAGACAGTTGTCCAAGATTGTGTCCCTGAAAATTTTGACCCAGCACCTACTCAAGACGAATATGCGCCAGTTATATTTGCTCAAGAAACTGTTTCCCATATTGTATCGGTCGACATGATGTCTGGAGAA GAAGACCGTGAAAACATCTTGCGGGCAAGGGCATCAGGAAAAGGAGTATTAACATCTCCATTTAAGCTCCTTAAGTCAAATCATCTTGGCGTCGTGTTGACTTTTGCTGTATATGACACGAGCCTAGTGCCCGATGCTACAGAAGAACAACGTATTAAAGCAACAATAGG GTACCTTGGTGCATCATACGATATGCCATCGTTGGTGGAGAAACTTCTACACCAACTTGCCAGCAAACAGACGATTGCTGTGGATGTTTATGACACAACTAACGCCTCAGGTCTAATTAAAATGTATGGCTCAGAAATTGGAGATATAAGTGAACAGCACATAAGTAGCCTTGATTTTGGTGATCCATCAAGGAATCATGAGATGCACTGCAG GTTTAAGCATAAACTTCCCATTCCTTGGACAGCGATAACACCGTCGATCTTAGTTCTGGTTATTACTTTTCTTGTTGGTTATATATTCAATGAAGCCCTGAATCGAATTGCGACAGTTGAAGAGGATTGTCAAAAGATGAGGGAACTCAAAGCTCGTGCTGAGGCTGCTGACGTTGCAAAGTCACAG TTCCTCGCAACAGTTTCTCATGAGATACGGACTCCGATGAATGGAGTTTTAG GAATGCTGAAAATGCTGATGGATACGGATCTTGATGCAAAGCAGATGGACTATGCGCAAACTGCTCACGGAAGTGGGAAGGATCTTACATCACTCATAAATGAGGTTCTTGATCAGGCAAAGATTGAATCAGGAAGGCTCGAGCTTGAGAATGTGCCTTTTGATATGCGTTTTATTCTGGATAATGTTTCATCTCTCCTCACTGGAAAGGCAAATGAAAAAGGAATTGAG TTGGCCGTTTATGTTTCTAGTCAAGTTCCTGATGTCGTAGTTGGTGATCCAAGTCGGTTTCGGCAGATAATTACAAACCTGGTTGGAAACTCAATCAAG TTCACACAGGAAAGGGGACACATATTTATCTCAGTGCATCTTGCAGATGAGGTGAAGGAGCCTCTTAGTATCGAAGATGCAGTGCTCAAACAGAGACTAGCGCTAGGATGCAGTGAGACCGGTGAGACAGTTAGCGGATTTCCTGCTGTAAATGCATGTGGAAGCTGGAAGAATTTCAAGACATTTTACAGCACTGAGAATCATGATTCTGATAAAATCAAGTTGCTAGTTACAGTGGAGGACACAGGAGTGGGCATACCTGTGGATGCACAAGGCCGAATATTCACTCCTTTTATGCAAGCCGACAGCTCCACATCGCGGACTTATGGTGGGACTGGCATAGGTTTAAGCATAAGCAAGCGTTTGGTTGAACTCATGCAAGGAGAGATGGGGTTTGTGAGTGAGCCCGGGATAGGCAGTACTTTTTCATTTACTGGAGTTTTCGGGAAAGCAGAAACAAATTCACCAGTTACTAAGTTGGAACGATTCGATCTAGCTATTCAGGAGTTTAAAGGATTGAGAGCATTAGTTATTGATAACAGAAACATTCGTGCTGAGGTGACCAGTTACCATCTTCGGAGACTGGGAATATCTGCAGACATTGTTTCGAGTCTTAGATTGGCATGCACCTGTGTCAG CAAAATAGACAATTTGGCTATGGTTCTAATTGACAAAGACGCCTGGAACAAGAAAGACTTTGCAGCACTCGACAAGTTGTTTACCTTTAGCAAAGTAACCTTTACAAGAATCCCAAAGATTTTACTTTTGGCAACCTCTGCAACTCTTACTGAGCGAAGTGAGATGAAGTCTTCTGGTCTCATCGATGAGGTGGTAATAAAGCCTCTTCGGATGAGTGTCTTAATATGTTGCTTGCAAGAAACACTTGTCAATGGCAAGAAGAGGCAACCAAACAGTAAACGAAGAAATCTTGGACACTTGCTCAGAGAAAAGCAGATTCTGGTTGTGGACGATAATCTGGTGAACAGACGAGTTGCCGAAGGTGCACTTAAGAAATATGGAGCTATAGTTACATGTGTTGAGAGTGGCAAGGCTGCATTGGAAATGCTTAAGCCGCCTCACAACTTCGAGGCTTGCTTCATGGATCTCCAGATGCCTGAAATGGATGG ATTTGAAGCAACGAGGAGAGTCCGTGATCTGGAGTATGAAATCAACAAGAAAATAGCTTCTGGAGAAGTTTCTGCTGAATTGTTCTGTAAATTTAGTAGTTGGCACGTCCCGATATTAGCAATGACAGCTGATGTTATACAGGCTACTCACGAAGAATGCATGAAATGTGGCATGGATGGTTATGTATCAAAACCGTTTGAAGAGGAAGTGCTCTACACAGCGGTTGCAAGATTCTTTGAACCGTGTTAA